In Nitratireductor basaltis, the following are encoded in one genomic region:
- a CDS encoding LacI family DNA-binding transcriptional regulator: MAQKIKLSTIADALGVSTATVSLALRDSPLVADATRTRIKEHARAIGYIYNRRAASLRTSRSGIVGVVVHDIMNPFFAEILRSIETELDRSRQTFLLSNHYDQLEKQRTFIDTLLQLGADGVIMSPAIGTPAEDIRMAEDNGLPTVLIARDVEGAEVPVFRGHDSYGIGLATNHLIGLGHTRIAMIGGTDQTSTGRDRYHGYVAAMEKAGLEVKPEWRFPGPRTKQGGFEMTGAFLSLKDRPTAAVCWNDLVAIGLMNGIARAGLQPGVDISVTGYDDLEEAAIATPALTTVWNGQREVGRRAARVLLDRLNGAEVDPAQELIKPELHVRQSTSKPVER; encoded by the coding sequence CTGGCGCAGAAGATCAAACTGTCGACGATCGCCGACGCATTGGGCGTGTCGACTGCAACGGTTTCGCTTGCATTGCGCGACAGCCCGCTGGTGGCCGACGCGACCCGCACCCGCATCAAGGAACATGCGCGCGCCATCGGCTATATCTACAATCGCCGCGCCGCCAGCTTGCGCACCTCACGATCGGGCATTGTCGGGGTCGTCGTCCACGACATCATGAACCCGTTCTTCGCCGAAATCCTGCGCTCCATCGAAACCGAGCTCGACCGGTCGCGCCAGACCTTCCTGCTTTCGAACCATTATGACCAGCTGGAAAAGCAGCGCACCTTCATCGACACGCTTCTTCAGCTGGGTGCCGACGGCGTCATCATGTCGCCGGCCATCGGCACGCCCGCCGAAGACATCCGCATGGCGGAAGACAACGGCCTGCCGACCGTCCTGATCGCGCGTGATGTCGAAGGTGCCGAGGTACCTGTTTTCCGCGGCCACGATTCCTACGGCATAGGCCTTGCGACCAACCATCTGATCGGCCTCGGTCACACCCGCATCGCCATGATCGGTGGAACAGACCAGACATCCACCGGCCGCGACCGCTATCATGGTTATGTTGCCGCCATGGAAAAGGCGGGTCTTGAGGTAAAGCCTGAATGGCGTTTTCCCGGCCCGCGCACGAAACAGGGCGGCTTCGAGATGACCGGCGCATTCCTTTCGCTGAAGGACCGCCCGACCGCCGCCGTCTGCTGGAACGACCTGGTTGCCATCGGCCTGATGAACGGCATCGCCCGTGCGGGCCTGCAGCCGGGTGTCGATATTTCCGTCACAGGTTATGACGATCTCGAAGAAGCGGCTATCGCCACACCTGCCCTGACCACCGTATGGAACGGCCAGCGTGAAGTGGGCCGCCGTGCGGCGCGCGTTCTTCTTGACCGCCTGAACGGGGCAGAAGTCGATCCCGCACAGGAGCTCATCAAGCCGGAGCTGCATGTGCGGCAATCCACGTCAAAGCCGGTGGAGCGCTAG
- a CDS encoding MarR family winged helix-turn-helix transcriptional regulator, protein MAKSSKGLVIGRLQAAARLSRTSLAQKLLDQGLYAGQDKIMLALYQENGQTPSQLAERLGVRPPTITKTINRLAAQGFLEKRASQEDARRAHVFLTENGEQAIRAIEKSVRKTEKQALKSLDKKEQKQLVKMLARIEANLSDREITVEEDMEEEA, encoded by the coding sequence ATGGCAAAATCTTCCAAGGGATTGGTAATCGGGCGTTTGCAGGCTGCAGCACGGCTCTCGCGCACTTCACTGGCGCAGAAGCTTCTCGATCAGGGGCTCTATGCAGGCCAGGACAAGATCATGCTCGCGCTCTACCAGGAGAATGGGCAGACACCCAGTCAACTGGCCGAAAGGCTGGGCGTGCGCCCGCCGACGATCACCAAGACGATCAACAGGCTCGCCGCACAAGGCTTCCTCGAAAAGCGTGCCTCGCAGGAAGATGCACGACGCGCCCATGTTTTCCTGACAGAGAATGGCGAACAGGCAATTCGAGCCATCGAGAAGTCGGTGCGCAAGACGGAGAAGCAGGCGCTCAAAAGCCTCGACAAGAAAGAGCAGAAGCAACTGGTGAAAATGCTCGCGCGCATCGAGGCGAACCTCTCGGACCGCGAAATCACCGTGGAAGAGGACATGGAAGAAGAGGCCTGA
- a CDS encoding LysR family transcriptional regulator, protein MSTQRQEGLSFATLRAAEAVVETKSLTGAALKLGISQPAISMHLGRLERAIGTSLIKKVGNKIIVKEEISKLIRQMLDLERRLKTVGYEKNLSKLKVGVCTYCAPLLLERTKAMGKMKDNLTWRIADSRRLEEMYEQGELDALFRALYPSEIAPDLSTEFTMRWVGDKQLLDFMKTDGHGIPVVLPSRTSPLGAVAREWLRQHEVRYDVVSVVDDIMTALRLVSSSVALSPIPSYVLDNPTHNLNGCRQILPGQLETRYGMFFDERRFHLRAAMDIFEVLKDELEAMPVGMNMSPANLAHQ, encoded by the coding sequence ATGTCCACGCAAAGACAAGAAGGTCTGTCGTTTGCGACATTGAGAGCCGCGGAAGCGGTTGTTGAAACCAAGAGCCTGACCGGGGCAGCGCTGAAGCTGGGCATCAGCCAGCCCGCAATCAGCATGCATCTCGGCCGACTGGAGCGTGCCATCGGTACGTCTCTCATAAAGAAGGTCGGCAACAAGATCATTGTCAAAGAAGAGATATCCAAACTCATCCGGCAGATGCTCGACCTGGAGCGCCGGCTGAAGACGGTTGGCTATGAAAAGAACCTGTCCAAGCTCAAGGTCGGTGTGTGCACATACTGCGCGCCGCTGCTGCTTGAGCGGACCAAGGCCATGGGCAAGATGAAGGACAATCTTACCTGGCGCATCGCGGATTCACGGCGTCTGGAAGAGATGTATGAGCAGGGCGAACTGGATGCGCTTTTCCGGGCGCTCTATCCCTCGGAGATCGCTCCTGACCTGTCGACCGAATTTACCATGCGCTGGGTCGGCGACAAGCAGTTGCTCGACTTCATGAAGACGGACGGGCACGGCATCCCGGTGGTGCTTCCATCTCGCACTTCCCCGTTGGGTGCGGTGGCGCGGGAATGGCTGCGCCAGCACGAAGTGCGCTATGACGTTGTCAGCGTGGTGGACGATATCATGACCGCGCTTCGTCTGGTATCCAGCAGTGTGGCGCTGTCACCGATCCCGTCCTATGTGCTCGACAATCCAACCCACAATCTGAATGGTTGCCGTCAGATTTTGCCGGGGCAGTTGGAGACGCGCTACGGCATGTTCTTTGACGAACGCCGCTTCCATCTGCGTGCAGCCATGGACATCTTCGAGGTCCTTAAGGATGAGCTCGAAGCTATGCCGGTCGGCATGAACATGTCGCCGGCAAATCTGGCGCACCAATAA
- a CDS encoding DMT family transporter — protein MTETTDARAKASTAVDTATPLSSIGLIFACGFIFSCLDSSGKYLVTHGLAAPFVAWMRFAVHLVLVLILFRSWRNRSMFKVDNLPWQMIRGLFLFGSTLFNFFALRTLQLAESVSIFFFAPMLITALAGPFLGEWAGWRRWAAVCVGFLGVLVITRPGLGTFSTGHLFALCATTCYSCYVILTRKLNATESPESLIFYSALTPVILMLPAVPLYGSIPADPFQWLILLSMGFYGAFGHYMLILAYKKATTYALAPYPYLQMVWMIGFGYFLFDDLPDVWTLVGAAIIVSSGLYIVHREHRLRLASRSIPHAESAALGKKL, from the coding sequence ATGACAGAGACGACCGACGCCCGTGCGAAAGCTTCCACCGCTGTTGACACGGCGACGCCGCTCTCATCCATCGGGCTGATTTTCGCCTGCGGCTTTATCTTTTCCTGTCTCGATTCGAGCGGCAAGTATCTCGTCACACATGGGCTGGCCGCCCCGTTCGTTGCATGGATGCGCTTTGCCGTGCACCTCGTCCTGGTGCTTATCCTGTTCCGCTCCTGGCGCAATCGCAGCATGTTCAAGGTGGACAATCTGCCCTGGCAGATGATCCGCGGCCTGTTCCTGTTCGGCTCGACACTGTTCAATTTCTTCGCACTGCGCACGCTTCAGCTTGCCGAAAGCGTGTCGATCTTCTTCTTTGCTCCCATGCTGATCACCGCACTCGCAGGTCCATTTCTCGGGGAATGGGCCGGGTGGCGGCGCTGGGCCGCCGTATGCGTGGGCTTTCTCGGCGTTCTGGTCATCACGCGACCGGGTCTTGGCACATTCTCCACGGGCCACCTCTTCGCGCTCTGCGCCACTACCTGCTATTCCTGCTACGTGATCCTGACCCGCAAGCTCAATGCAACGGAATCGCCTGAAAGCCTGATCTTCTATTCGGCACTCACGCCGGTGATCCTGATGTTACCCGCCGTACCGCTTTACGGCTCGATACCGGCGGACCCGTTCCAGTGGCTCATTCTCCTGTCCATGGGCTTCTACGGCGCATTCGGCCACTACATGCTGATTCTCGCCTACAAGAAGGCGACCACCTATGCGCTGGCGCCCTATCCCTATCTCCAGATGGTCTGGATGATCGGCTTCGGCTATTTCCTCTTCGACGATCTTCCCGATGTCTGGACGCTTGTGGGCGCAGCCATCATCGTCTCAAGCGGCCTCTATATCGTGCACCGCGAACACCGGCTGCGGCTGGCTAGCCGGTCCATTCCACATGCGGAATCCGCCGCACTTGGAAAAAAACTTTGA